The Palaemon carinicauda isolate YSFRI2023 chromosome 38, ASM3689809v2, whole genome shotgun sequence genomic interval aacttgtCCATGATATGCTTAGTAACATCACACAATATAATGTACTTAAAAAACTTAATTGCAGCATCTGGCCTGTATTTTCAAGTAATAAGAgtgtttatatgaataaaaaaaaatacgaaaaaacttGCTGCTCCAAATAACTAACAAAAGAGAAATACAAAAAGTTTATGATGAATCACAGTGTTCATAAAACAGTTTTGTTAAATACACTGTTATTTATACTTACTGTATTTTAAACCTCATTCTTTAATGGGGATAACTCAAATTTCTTTGTCAGTACACAAAAGAGAAATTGAGTTCCCACTTTGGTCCTCGAACATAGGTTTAATTTGATCACATTCACCTGAGGATTCCATTTCATCTGGAATAATTTGAATATGTTCTTCTTCATTCATATAATTTAAAATACTGTCTAATTTCTGATTCAGAATAACAAGAGAAGTTCTTGACACAAACCCAGCAGCTAATTTAGAGATTTCCTGAGCTTTTGCAACAACATAACTTCTAAGCTGTTCTTCTGTGCAAGTCTGAATATTTTCACTTATTTCAGAATTATGTTGTTGTGAACTGATGGTTGATGAACATCTTTCTATTTCTGGTTCTAAAATAAAGCCAGCTTCAATTTCAACCTCATTTTCTACCTTGAGATTCATTGCCATATCACATGACTTCATACTATGTTCACATTTATTACTGTCAAACAACAAGTCATTTTGGGAACTAAAAGCTTTGCTTTTGTTTAATAGCAAATTTTGCCTGACTGACACATTACGTATATTACCATATTTAAGAAGCTGGTGACGATGTACAGGGAGCTTTGTTTTCATAGCAGCTATGATTTCTgaagcatttaaacctttaacaaTTAATGCCTTTATCATGCTCCGTTCATCATCATTCATCCTTATGGAAGCATTTGCATTACCATCCTTATGTCCATAGTGAGTTCTACAAAAGTGAACCAGAGCTCCGCCTTCCTTAAAAAATCTCACTCCCATGAAAGAGGTGCAAACTGCATTAATTTTCATGCTACCTCTTCTACTAGTGGATGAAGCACCAAACTTTGAATCTGAAGACTTGGGGAAACCACTTCGATTACATCGAAGAAAAATCTTTCGATCCCCAGATACCAATTCTCTTGAAGTAATGGCAGAATATGTGGACCTGCATTGTTCCTCAGCTGTTTTCTTCCAAGTCCAAAATTCTGAAAGAAACAAAAGAGGGTAGCATTCTGCTACTACACTACAGCTCTTAGGTATTCTTAAAAAATACTTCAGCTTAgctattatatttctatttttaacatGCAGTGTTCAAATACTTAAAAACTTAAGGCCCTTTTTTAAAATGTTCTTATAGTGAAATATAGTGGTGAGTTTTGCACTGTTTATGGAAGCTTGATAATTACATAATTTAAGGAAAATTTATGAACAAAACCTATGAAACCGTAACTCCTTTAGAAACTAGTAAACAGTAAAATCCTTTGCGTAGGACCTTACTCTACTCCATCTTTCCATTACTGTAATTTGCATGTCTTATGTTTTATCATATTTCAGATAATTTTCATTCTCTTGCATAGAGCAAAATCTCAACATTTGCTTCACCAAAATGTATTTAAATACATCTTTGTAGGGCTTCTTTTTGAAGACATGATTCTTTTCTAGCTATTTACTTTCTTTCACCAGGGGATAAGCTCCAAAAACAACTTACCTGTTTATTCTTACTTAAGGAAGCATTgagattaatttctttttttgatTATACCTAAAAAATGGTTGATGCATACCACTGGGACAAATACCCCTGCCCTCATAAGGTAGGTAAAACAGATCTTTGCTAATACATAAACTTTCTATCTATCTGCACAGTGTAAATCAAAATCAATTATTTCACTCACTTCACAACTTAACTATAAAATTTGCCAATAGGGACGACAGGTCAGGGGCCAAAGTATAGTAAGCTAACTGTGAAAAAATTGCAAAGTGGAATATCAACCACCAGTATGCACATCCCataaatttacaaaattaaaaattttcaatataatttgcaATTTTCTTAGCTGTACAAACCTGAGTAATTTATATGGGTTTACTTCTACGTCAACTTTCTATTACCAGGAAATTATATACAATAACAGGTTACTAAGCAACTCTACTGCCGGACAGTGTTACGTGCTGCTGCAGGGCAAAGTTCACTCTAACCTGGTCTAGACTTATGGGGTGAAGAGATATGCAGTGGACTGCCTCGTGGAACTTTCAAACGTGTGGTTGGCACAgtaggtttggccattctggaagttctcttgggaCTTTAGTGAGAAGACCCAGTAAGTTTCGATACTAGTCCGCCTACGGCCACTTTGGGGCTACTGTACTAACTAGCATTATTCGAACTACTAGGGACAGGCGTATTCTGTTTAGCACCTGACGAATCAGACAGAATGGAGGAAAGGTGTAGATGTCCAGTCAcccccatgggtgttggaaggcatcttccGTTACTGCTGCTGGGTTCGGAAATGGGGGGCAATACACCGGGAGTTTGGCGTAGAGGTGAGTGGCGAACATGTCTAGTgttagggaaccccacaaagtcacaagACTCTTTGCCACTAAAGGAaacaaagaccattcggaaccacTTGTCATCCCTGGTCAACTCAGATGGTCTGCTATGATGTTTCTTTTCCCAGGAATGGATCTCTATGAGAGAGATACTGCACTGACTTGTGCCCATTGGTGGATTCCTACTGCTACATGGCATAGCAGGTGGGATACTGAGCCTCCATGTTTGATGTAGGTCACCACTGTAAAGTTATCGTTCATCAACACCACAGTGACCTTTGAGGgttacatccaattcctttgggacattatcacaaagagctcccatgatgttcaaattgttaattttaatattcataatattacaaACTGCATCTAATGCTTcgtcatgactatcaaaagatatctaagagtcccatttttcaactccgagtttcatccttatttcctttatcaatccatagcacttaaatgctctatatatatatatatatcatcataatttgtctctaatggaatttgggcAACATGAAGGATTTGCAGTTTCCTTATGTTACCCAAATTACAAGATTTTTAACATCAGTGGAGTGGTCATTTTTAGTTCCAAGGTCGTCAAAAAAATTTTCCTTAATCAAGTTACCAGTCATCAACAGTACCGGGGGAGAGTCAGCATTTCCATTGGACGGGGGTTCGTTACTTGAAAAATCCATAAAGCAGGGGTCGAGATTGGTTGGTTGATTGGTTAGGttcacctgctcgagaatattGAGGCATCATACGTCACATAAGTATgtgggttggccaaggcatcagccaccctatggggtcttttgactggtcatacagtactacattggatccttccctctagttacagttcattttccctttgcctacacacacactgaatagtgtggcctattctttacatattctcctcttgtcttcatacacctgacaacacagattaccaaataattcttcttcactaaaggggttactacactgtaattgttcagtggccactttcctcttggtaagggtagaagagactctttagctatgataagcagctcttttaggagaacgacactccaaaatcaaaccattgttctctagtcttgggtagtgccataacctctgtaccatggtcttccactgccttggtttagagttcttttgcttgagggtacactcgagcacactcttctatcttctatcttatttctcttcagttttgttaaagtttttatagtttatatacgagatatttattttaatgttgttactcttcctgcaatattttattttcctttcctcacagctattttacctgttggagcccctgggcttatagcatcctgcttttccaactagggttgtagcttagcaagtaataataataataatagtaataggaaatttgcattctctacTATCGGTACAATGAGAGTATTCATCTCAGATGGTCCACTCCaaaccctacctgaaggatagcaccaaaatagatatacagtagaggcataggtgtaagctgaacccacctgttaggactgagaccaagaaactatggaattatcctacccatatctataatgatgggcttccagccaggAACTGAGAGTC includes:
- the LOC137630592 gene encoding uncharacterized protein yields the protein MALVGKKAVEDCEEFQDSQHSIILVDDIKQEFSHMPDVSRMEEASVDDADDPSFSVFSRTDGKCSEQVECLKCNRKYKNRKSLASHIRVKHKDLLATNAKMPCLEENCDFRALRIANLISHLILVHKKKFQCEKVTFKHKEEFWTWKKTAEEQCRSTYSAITSRELVSGDRKIFLRCNRSGFPKSSDSKFGASSTSRRGSMKINAVCTSFMGVRFFKEGGALVHFCRTHYGHKDGNANASIRMNDDERSMIKALIVKGLNASEIIAAMKTKLPVHRHQLLKYGNIRNVSVRQNLLLNKSKAFSSQNDLLFDSNKCEHSMKSCDMAMNLKVENEVEIEAGFILEPEIERCSSTISSQQHNSEISENIQTCTEEQLRSYVVAKAQEISKLAAGFVSRTSLVILNQKLDSILNYMNEEEHIQIIPDEMESSGECDQIKPMFEDQSGNSISLLCTDKEI